One region of Halohasta litchfieldiae genomic DNA includes:
- a CDS encoding ABC transporter permease encodes MSTDVEESTETATPAGHGLDRSGNSFLGDVWVNFKRWNLKAVRNPFVLVVSLVQPIIFLVLFTEVFGTVAGSAVNQGIPGISYETYLVPAITIQVALAAAITSGIGLVNDIENGMFEKVLVTPMNRTAVFVGKTAAEVFRIAVQISIILGLGLVLGAEIITGVVGALGIIAVGILFSLWFVAFSNTLAILTRDQESTIIGANLLQFPLLFLSSAFLPLSALPGWIQTFARLNPVTYGVDAARSLMLDQDVMTVIEVTWFGGTLDGVVPAVVVLLGLDLAFGALAVSLLSRASSSDVQ; translated from the coding sequence ATGAGTACCGACGTCGAGGAGTCGACTGAGACAGCCACCCCTGCAGGCCACGGCCTCGACCGCTCCGGCAACAGCTTCCTCGGCGATGTCTGGGTGAATTTCAAACGCTGGAACCTCAAGGCCGTCCGGAATCCGTTTGTGCTGGTCGTCTCGCTGGTCCAGCCGATCATCTTTCTGGTCCTGTTTACCGAAGTATTCGGTACCGTCGCTGGCTCGGCGGTCAATCAGGGGATTCCCGGCATCTCCTACGAGACGTATCTCGTGCCCGCGATTACCATTCAGGTTGCCCTCGCGGCGGCGATCACCTCCGGTATCGGGCTGGTCAACGACATCGAGAACGGGATGTTCGAGAAGGTGCTCGTGACGCCGATGAACCGCACTGCGGTCTTCGTCGGCAAAACCGCCGCCGAAGTGTTTCGCATCGCGGTTCAGATCTCGATCATCCTCGGGCTCGGCCTCGTCCTCGGCGCGGAGATCATCACCGGCGTCGTCGGTGCGCTCGGGATTATCGCGGTCGGCATCCTGTTTTCGCTGTGGTTCGTCGCGTTTTCGAACACGCTGGCGATTCTCACTCGGGACCAAGAGTCGACGATCATCGGCGCGAATCTCCTGCAGTTCCCACTCCTCTTTCTGTCGAGTGCATTTCTCCCGCTGTCGGCGCTCCCGGGATGGATTCAAACGTTCGCCCGGCTCAATCCAGTTACGTATGGGGTCGACGCCGCGCGCTCGCTGATGCTCGATCAGGACGTGATGACTGTGATCGAGGTGACGTGGTTCGGCGGCACCCTCGACGGTGTCGTTCCGGCCGTGGTCGTGTTGCTCGGCTTGGATCTCGCGTTCGGTGCTCTTGCCGTCTCGCTGCTCTCTCGGGCATCGAGTTCTGACGTGCAATAA
- a CDS encoding hemolysin family protein, producing MTTLALSAGRVVAAIFLVFLNGFFVAAEFAYVRIRSTAVETLVEEGKPGSDLLDEALDNLDDYLAVTQLGITISSLGLGWIGEPAVAALIEPLMEPFLSPEAISIAAFAIGFSVITFLHVVFGELAPKTIAIAQAERVSLFVAAPMKFFYVIFRPGIYVFNGTANFFTRLIGVPPASETDETLTEKEILTVLTRSGTEGHIDAEEVEMIERVFDLDDISVREIMIPRPDVVSVSADLSLSELRSTIIEEGHTRYPVVEGSESDQMVGFVDVKDVLRASEFDAERADKITARDLAREMPIIPETGQVTDLLNQFQTEQRQMAAVIDEWGAFEGIVTVEDIIEVVLGDLRDDFDVPESEPSISKRENGTYVADGSLTISMVNETLDTEFETNEFGTVGGLVLDRLGRAPAVGNRIEVDGYRFTVESVDGARITSVAIDETDTSTEEGEASEESRSDDENDEASD from the coding sequence ATGACCACTCTCGCCCTTTCGGCTGGTCGAGTCGTTGCGGCCATCTTCCTCGTATTTTTAAATGGCTTTTTCGTGGCCGCGGAGTTCGCCTACGTCCGAATTCGGTCGACAGCTGTCGAGACACTCGTTGAGGAGGGGAAACCCGGTTCGGATCTCTTGGATGAGGCCCTCGACAACCTCGACGACTACCTCGCGGTCACCCAACTCGGGATTACGATTTCCTCGCTTGGATTGGGTTGGATCGGGGAGCCAGCGGTGGCGGCGCTTATCGAGCCCCTCATGGAGCCGTTTCTCTCACCGGAAGCGATCAGCATCGCTGCCTTCGCCATCGGGTTCAGCGTGATTACGTTCCTCCACGTCGTCTTCGGCGAACTTGCCCCGAAGACAATCGCTATCGCACAGGCCGAACGTGTGTCGCTGTTCGTCGCCGCGCCGATGAAGTTCTTCTACGTTATTTTTCGACCGGGTATTTACGTGTTCAACGGGACCGCGAACTTCTTCACACGGCTCATCGGTGTTCCGCCAGCCTCCGAGACCGATGAGACGCTGACTGAGAAAGAAATTCTGACTGTGTTGACCCGGTCAGGGACCGAAGGTCATATCGACGCCGAAGAAGTCGAGATGATCGAACGCGTCTTCGATCTCGACGATATTTCGGTCCGAGAGATCATGATCCCGCGTCCGGACGTGGTGAGCGTGTCGGCGGATCTGTCGCTGTCGGAGCTCCGGTCGACCATCATCGAGGAGGGCCACACCCGATACCCGGTCGTCGAGGGGTCCGAGTCCGACCAGATGGTCGGCTTCGTCGACGTCAAAGACGTGCTCCGAGCAAGCGAGTTCGACGCCGAGCGAGCCGACAAGATCACGGCGAGAGATCTCGCCCGTGAGATGCCGATCATTCCAGAAACCGGACAGGTCACCGACCTTTTAAACCAGTTCCAGACCGAACAGCGGCAGATGGCCGCCGTGATCGACGAATGGGGCGCGTTTGAAGGAATCGTCACGGTTGAGGACATTATCGAAGTCGTCCTTGGCGATCTGCGGGACGATTTCGACGTTCCGGAGAGCGAGCCATCGATCAGCAAGCGCGAAAACGGCACCTACGTCGCCGACGGCAGCCTCACGATTTCGATGGTCAACGAGACGCTCGACACCGAGTTCGAAACCAACGAGTTCGGCACGGTCGGTGGACTCGTGTTGGATCGGTTGGGTCGGGCCCCCGCAGTTGGCAACCGAATCGAGGTCGACGGCTACCGCTTCACTGTCGAGAGCGTCGACGGCGCGCGAATCACCTCGGTCGCTATCGACGAGACTGACACGTCGACCGAAGAGGGCGAGGCGAGCGAGGAAAGTCGCTCCGACGACGAAAACGATGAGGCCAGCGACTGA
- a CDS encoding universal stress protein produces MYDQILVPVDGSDPATAALDHALDIAADHEATLHLINVADTNVPSLTRIGVDVVDALVQEGADIVAEARERGEKRDVSMVTEVIQGEPAAAILEYDESYEIDCIVMGTRGQRDLGEYVLGNVTDQVVTTTETPVVTVRAAAEAAPYPYETVLVPTDGSDHASAAVERGAEIAAYHGATLHLLFVVDEQPLGIDARSAAATERLEADGQTLLDEAAEITAERGCTDVTTAVQQGSVRSEIRSYADTKNVDLIVMGTHGRTSLNQRLLGSITERVLRTAPVPVLTVGSHE; encoded by the coding sequence ATGTATGACCAGATTCTCGTCCCCGTCGACGGCAGCGACCCGGCGACCGCGGCACTCGACCACGCCCTCGATATCGCTGCGGACCACGAGGCGACACTCCATCTCATCAACGTGGCCGACACCAACGTTCCCAGTCTGACCCGGATCGGCGTCGACGTGGTCGACGCGCTGGTCCAAGAGGGCGCAGACATCGTCGCCGAAGCCCGCGAGCGTGGCGAGAAACGCGACGTCTCGATGGTGACAGAGGTGATTCAGGGCGAACCAGCAGCAGCCATCCTTGAGTACGACGAGAGCTACGAGATCGATTGCATCGTGATGGGGACCCGCGGCCAGCGCGACCTCGGGGAGTACGTCCTCGGAAACGTCACCGATCAGGTCGTTACCACAACTGAAACTCCGGTCGTGACGGTCAGAGCGGCCGCCGAGGCCGCACCCTATCCATACGAAACCGTCCTCGTCCCGACTGACGGCAGCGACCACGCGTCGGCGGCCGTCGAACGCGGTGCGGAGATCGCCGCCTACCATGGGGCAACACTCCATCTTCTGTTTGTCGTCGACGAACAGCCACTGGGAATCGATGCACGCTCGGCGGCGGCCACCGAGCGGCTCGAAGCCGACGGTCAGACCCTCCTCGATGAGGCTGCCGAGATCACAGCCGAGCGAGGATGTACCGACGTTACCACCGCTGTGCAGCAAGGTTCAGTTCGAAGCGAAATCAGATCTTATGCAGACACGAAGAATGTCGACCTCATCGTGATGGGAACCCACGGCCGGACCAGTCTCAATCAGCGCCTTCTGGGGAGTATCACCGAACGAGTGCTCCGAACGGCCCCCGTGCCGGTGTTGACCGTCGGCAGCCACGAATAG
- a CDS encoding carbonic anhydrase → MNQTVVDLLARNVDHAHEFKTRFDDVQDAQYPGAVTVCCSDSRVLQDHIWGNDEPGQLFSCGNIGNRVIQRTDEGDVVSGDVLYPIAHTGTKTAIVMGHTGCGAVTATYDDLTEGLDEPAGISHCLDLLKPPLEPALDMLPDDVSRAGTINRLVEYNVDRQIQMLLESEDVLDDVDCIGVVYDFQDVYDGERGEVHVINVDGETNVETLQAAHPELEARIERLWEY, encoded by the coding sequence ATGAATCAGACTGTCGTCGACTTATTAGCGCGGAACGTCGACCACGCCCACGAATTCAAAACTCGGTTTGACGACGTTCAAGACGCCCAGTATCCGGGTGCGGTCACGGTCTGTTGTTCGGACTCACGGGTGCTTCAAGACCACATCTGGGGCAACGACGAGCCCGGACAGCTGTTTTCCTGTGGCAACATCGGCAACCGCGTCATCCAGCGAACTGACGAGGGCGATGTCGTCTCCGGCGACGTGCTGTACCCGATTGCCCACACCGGGACGAAAACCGCCATCGTGATGGGCCACACCGGCTGTGGAGCCGTCACTGCGACCTACGACGATCTGACCGAGGGCCTCGACGAGCCAGCCGGGATTAGTCACTGTCTCGACCTTTTAAAACCACCTCTCGAACCCGCGCTTGATATGCTTCCCGACGATGTGAGCCGGGCTGGTACAATAAATCGGCTCGTCGAGTACAATGTCGACCGACAGATCCAGATGCTCTTAGAGAGCGAGGACGTGCTCGACGATGTCGACTGTATTGGTGTCGTCTACGACTTTCAGGACGTCTATGATGGCGAGCGCGGCGAGGTCCACGTGATCAACGTCGACGGTGAAACCAACGTCGAGACGCTCCAAGCAGCCCATCCGGAGCTCGAGGCACGGATCGAGCGGCTCTGGGAGTACTGA
- a CDS encoding UvrD-helicase domain-containing protein: protein MSQDTRSTAGESSDIDLQLSLEDGEGPPHPPVDDQRAVLASYFEGTGRVVVDASAGTGKTTTLVVTLAETIVRTASETDNPLSDILVTTFGRDATAELKTRLKGLLRHHVDNGGGLPQDVFRWIETESNIQTLDALFADLLREIAIEATVPPDFNVDDRLELQRLREEIFADLRREYRSEFRTLEEAYPAEEWRTYPPDTVEEMLASAQQNCREFGISTAEAAESLRESLIVGYGGDGGHWLGETDTETRPNSVPPETVDDITAILRAVVSEDAELSVDSEADAQQLLAHVRATYFETEAAIDAFATLLTAYERAYDSRTRRAGQFTFTDVAHLLNSYLDDCEPTAPFRQTLGQRFDHVFVDEFQDTSTVQCAVLRRLVEPEDESGGTDEDGSNLFLIGDSKQAIYEWRSADPALFAEIIETTQAVAPDPATIPHLNVSGVRYHALTTVFRHHPDIAAAANHVFQRLLGDEGRGAVDGSGPSYVPVDPYGSPWEANTETAETTESDNNDDDSHIHVLNVGATSEDLSEYIAAADWAAAESTRVAETIAAITDPDTEEPPVTIQTAGGEEDTDDEPSRQPTPGDITLLFRSTRQMERYATVLREEYDIAAEAVATGDLFEQPEIQLLIDLLSWIARPYDIDLRRLLRSPLVALSDETIRTVVATDSELETLVDAWPESLPADDRQRLAGLVSLREDLNWVRETSKTALIHRLLQHSGLDAVLLSDSDGLRRYGNVWLLTELVDDWEVDELLSYREFRSRLRALRGGTDSSDPQFSVADRDSERGDAVTLTTVHQAKGQEYPIVFLCDLPKPSNYPRLQHDRLVMSRRDGFGLRPRPGTPPSPEGVEFPTPDSDRSRPVWFNDDLDTDYPDATGPIWLSDARTETGAFRYPNPLNSHLKAHEAEFWRLAYVAFTRAEDHVFLGVGDLDTNSDYYDQAQWTTWLAAFNETLAPDAGWDSITDRDPADRTISQDLSWRVDADQEISETVSIGVDEIPPQSPKPTPELDLLDELGRLPGSGDEIDTQTYRPRTVSASSLATLASCPRAFQYRHVQAIEAVRQPSRSGRLDQPVASTASTQPPGSLAPNEWGDIVHRAIELRLSDPERAGQYIRDQPEAVESQLRTVLTAVESSTLFEQCQSTAGEWVTEYDLSDLVSTEGRELRLTGTVDLLYRSEGAWHLVDWKTGQRPADPADSAHSQQLSVYAWLLERQFGITVETATLGYIDPAAEPVLTPVAVTDNLDTEWVDRTVVDASDALPIPSADGLETRPDPETCGSCPYAASVGGPCTDDYHATDADSE from the coding sequence ATGAGCCAAGACACTCGGTCGACTGCTGGCGAGTCCAGCGACATCGACCTTCAGTTGTCTCTTGAAGATGGTGAGGGACCGCCCCATCCGCCGGTCGACGACCAGCGAGCGGTGTTGGCGAGCTACTTTGAAGGCACTGGTCGGGTGGTGGTCGACGCTTCCGCAGGCACTGGGAAGACAACCACGCTCGTGGTGACGCTGGCCGAAACCATCGTCCGAACCGCCAGCGAGACCGACAATCCGCTGTCGGATATTCTCGTGACGACGTTCGGTCGGGATGCGACTGCCGAACTCAAAACCCGACTCAAAGGACTGCTTCGGCATCACGTCGACAACGGGGGTGGGCTTCCGCAGGACGTGTTCCGGTGGATCGAAACCGAGAGCAACATCCAGACGCTGGATGCGCTGTTCGCGGATCTGCTCCGGGAGATTGCCATCGAGGCGACTGTACCGCCGGATTTCAACGTCGACGACCGACTCGAACTCCAGCGACTCCGTGAGGAGATTTTCGCGGATCTCCGCCGGGAGTACCGCAGCGAGTTCCGGACGCTCGAAGAGGCGTATCCGGCCGAGGAGTGGCGCACGTATCCTCCGGATACCGTCGAAGAGATGCTGGCTTCGGCCCAACAGAACTGCCGTGAGTTCGGTATCTCGACGGCCGAGGCTGCCGAATCGCTTCGGGAGAGCCTCATTGTGGGTTATGGCGGTGACGGCGGCCACTGGCTCGGTGAGACTGACACGGAGACCAGACCAAACTCGGTTCCACCGGAGACGGTCGACGACATCACTGCAATTCTCAGGGCGGTCGTCAGCGAGGATGCGGAGCTCTCGGTCGACTCCGAGGCCGACGCCCAGCAGCTACTGGCACACGTCAGAGCGACCTACTTCGAGACCGAGGCCGCCATCGATGCGTTTGCCACCCTATTGACGGCTTACGAGCGGGCGTACGACAGCCGAACGCGGCGGGCCGGGCAGTTCACTTTTACCGATGTCGCACACCTGCTCAACAGCTATCTCGACGACTGCGAGCCGACCGCTCCGTTCCGGCAGACACTGGGCCAGCGGTTCGACCACGTCTTCGTCGACGAGTTTCAGGACACGAGTACGGTCCAGTGTGCCGTGCTTCGTCGACTTGTCGAGCCTGAGGACGAGAGTGGTGGTACCGACGAGGATGGATCGAACCTGTTTCTGATCGGCGACAGCAAGCAGGCCATCTACGAATGGCGGTCGGCCGACCCCGCGCTGTTCGCCGAGATCATCGAAACGACACAGGCTGTGGCCCCCGACCCGGCGACGATACCGCATCTCAACGTCAGTGGTGTGCGCTACCACGCGCTGACGACGGTGTTTCGGCATCATCCCGACATCGCCGCGGCCGCGAACCACGTCTTTCAGCGGCTGCTTGGGGACGAGGGCCGCGGCGCAGTCGACGGGTCGGGACCGTCGTATGTCCCCGTCGACCCCTACGGCTCGCCGTGGGAAGCCAATACAGAGACTGCTGAGACCACTGAGAGCGATAACAATGATGACGACTCTCACATCCATGTCCTCAATGTGGGTGCGACCAGCGAGGATCTGAGTGAGTATATTGCGGCCGCCGACTGGGCGGCTGCCGAGTCGACGCGCGTTGCCGAGACGATTGCAGCGATCACCGACCCCGATACGGAGGAGCCACCAGTGACTATCCAAACCGCCGGGGGCGAGGAAGATACTGACGACGAGCCTAGCCGACAGCCCACACCGGGCGACATCACCTTGCTGTTTCGGTCGACACGCCAGATGGAGCGCTACGCAACCGTCCTCCGCGAGGAATACGACATCGCTGCCGAGGCGGTTGCGACCGGCGACCTCTTCGAGCAGCCCGAAATCCAACTACTGATCGATCTGCTGTCGTGGATCGCCCGACCATATGACATCGATCTCCGTCGACTGCTCCGGTCGCCGCTGGTCGCCCTCTCCGACGAGACGATCCGAACGGTTGTCGCCACAGACTCCGAGTTGGAGACGCTCGTCGACGCGTGGCCGGAATCGCTTCCGGCCGACGACCGCCAGCGACTCGCCGGGCTGGTGTCGCTCCGTGAGGATCTCAACTGGGTGCGCGAAACCTCGAAGACGGCGCTTATCCACCGCTTGCTACAGCACTCCGGACTGGACGCGGTGCTGCTGAGCGACAGCGACGGGCTTCGGCGCTACGGCAACGTCTGGCTGTTGACCGAACTCGTCGACGACTGGGAAGTCGACGAACTGCTTTCTTACCGGGAGTTCCGCAGTCGACTCCGAGCGCTTCGAGGCGGAACCGACAGCAGCGACCCGCAGTTTTCGGTCGCCGACCGCGATAGCGAGCGTGGCGATGCGGTCACGCTGACGACGGTCCATCAGGCCAAGGGCCAAGAGTACCCCATCGTGTTCCTCTGTGATCTGCCGAAACCCTCGAACTACCCCCGACTCCAACACGACCGACTGGTGATGAGTCGACGGGATGGTTTCGGGCTCCGGCCACGCCCCGGCACGCCCCCGAGTCCGGAGGGTGTCGAGTTCCCAACGCCAGATTCGGATCGCAGTCGGCCCGTCTGGTTCAACGACGATTTGGACACCGACTACCCCGATGCGACGGGACCGATCTGGCTTTCGGATGCCCGGACCGAGACTGGCGCGTTCCGGTACCCCAACCCACTGAATAGCCATTTAAAAGCCCACGAGGCGGAGTTTTGGCGGCTGGCCTACGTGGCGTTCACCCGCGCCGAGGACCACGTCTTTCTTGGAGTGGGTGATCTGGATACGAACTCCGACTACTATGACCAAGCGCAGTGGACGACATGGCTCGCGGCGTTCAACGAGACGCTAGCCCCCGACGCTGGCTGGGATTCGATCACCGACCGCGACCCTGCGGATCGAACAATTTCGCAAGATCTCTCGTGGCGCGTCGACGCGGACCAAGAAATCTCGGAGACCGTTTCGATTGGCGTCGACGAGATACCACCGCAGTCCCCCAAACCGACACCCGAACTCGATCTCCTCGACGAGTTGGGTCGACTGCCGGGCAGTGGCGACGAGATCGACACCCAGACATACCGGCCACGAACCGTCTCAGCGTCATCGCTCGCCACGCTTGCGTCCTGTCCGCGTGCCTTCCAGTACCGTCACGTCCAAGCAATCGAAGCCGTCCGCCAGCCGTCTCGGTCGGGTCGGTTGGATCAACCGGTCGCGTCGACCGCGTCGACACAACCGCCGGGTTCCCTCGCCCCCAACGAGTGGGGCGACATCGTCCACCGGGCGATTGAGCTACGGCTGAGCGACCCCGAGCGCGCAGGGCAGTATATTCGAGACCAGCCGGAGGCAGTCGAGAGCCAACTGCGAACAGTCCTCACGGCGGTCGAGTCGTCCACACTCTTCGAGCAGTGTCAGTCGACGGCTGGCGAATGGGTCACTGAGTACGATCTCTCAGATCTCGTCTCGACCGAGGGACGCGAGCTCCGTCTGACCGGAACCGTCGACCTGCTGTATCGAAGCGAGGGGGCGTGGCACTTAGTCGACTGGAAAACCGGCCAGCGGCCAGCAGACCCAGCGGACTCGGCACACAGCCAGCAACTCTCCGTGTACGCATGGCTCCTCGAACGGCAGTTCGGAATCACGGTCGAGACCGCGACTCTCGGCTACATCGATCCCGCCGCGGAGCCAGTCCTCACACCGGTTGCTGTGACAGACAATCTCGATACTGAGTGGGTCGACCGAACAGTCGTCGACGCGAGCGACGCGCTCCCGATTCCCTCCGCGGATGGTCTCGAAACTCGTCCGGACCCCGAGACCTGTGGCAGTTGTCCCTACGCAGCGAGCGTGGGTGGACCGTGTACTGACGACTATCACGCGACTGACGCGGACTCCGAGTAG